The region CATTCTCAGAGGAGAACTCATCAGATTTGTTTTAGATGTCAGCTTTCAGCAGTCAAGCTCGAGCATGATGTGTTTTACTCTCTTGCAGTCCTTCCCAAGGTCTCTCTGACCCATACTTGGGCCATCGTTGCCTGTAGCTCTCCCAAGCTACCAGTGCATGCCCTAGAGGGTGGGACACTAAtcttgctctccagcccttgTGCTTCGCACAGCCTCATTCAAGGCAGTCTTCTGCTCCGGCAGATAACCTGCTGCCACatcagcatctgctgctggtCAAAGGAGAGGCCTCTCctgaaactggctgctcatgcaGTGGGCTCAAGACGCTCTCCAAGCCCAGATCTGCATCACATCTTGGGGTGACACTAGTCAGCCCCAGCACGGTTTCACTGGGAGCACGGCACATATCTGATGATGTTGTAGCACTCAGCAGTCCAGTGCCTGGCTGGAGCCAGCACGGCCATCAGCTGccctgtcccaccaccaccccagctGAGGGAGGTCACCTGCTAGAAGCACATGCTATTACAGAGTGGCAGCCTGCACAAAGGGCCAGGCATACATTGAAAAGCTTCCCAGAGTCAGTTTGCTTTGCTGCACTGTATTGCTGGGCTTCCATTAGTCCCCGTGGTCCTTTTCATGCCATTGGCAATGTCTGTGGATGCCTCAGCTAAAGACAGTGTTTTCCATCCCAGGCACTGCTGTTGCCCTGTTTCAGGGCGTTTCAAGACAGGGTTGGAGACACTGTTTGCTGTTCTTGTGTGGCTTCTAGATAAGACAGTGTTTCTGACAGCATGCTTCTATGCGTAATGtttgctgctgttggcagcaaaGGGTGTGTGTCACCTAATGACTCCTGCATCCTCTGCATCCTAACTTCTCTGGACGAGAACCTTTCCTCTCAGGTTTGCTCCTGACATCTGCCCTGTTCTCATTCACCATCCAAGGTGGACCTCACTGCGTCCAGCAGCTCTACCCAAGACTAGCAAGGTAGTTTAGAGGCTTAGCAATGCAGCTGGTTCTGCAGAGTGATCTACCAGACATGTCTTCATATGGCCTAAATTTCAAACtcacttcctttcttttgtaaaatgtttttttttggaCAGAGACAAGCTTGTTTGGACTCTGTTCTTTTTAACTTCTTACAACTTTTGAGGTTTCCCACTGATGACCAATATTTTGTCTCATGAGATACCTAATATTGAATAATAATGGTGTGGAGAATGAGACTTTGCTTCACCAGACATCACTGAACATCAATGAggaattttatctttattttcatgatGTTAGCACAATAAACTCACACGGTAGCATTGATCTGTACttaacaaaatacatttatagcaatttacaaatacttttccatttgaaaacattgcataacattttattaaacACAATACTTTATATAGagaattctcatttaaaaacatattttatttttcagtattttcttttctcagtaaAGCACAGCCTAACAAAGAAATTCGTGCCTGTTAGCAAGTAAGAAAATCAGAACACTAAGATGTCACCTGTCAatttatttgattaattttaaattaaggtATCAGTGGAATGTAAACAAAGAGTAATTTTACAAAAGGCTCCTTATCAAATATACATGCAGAGGTCTGAGTTCCAGTGTATatattattacatttttctgctctctAACGTAATATAATTTGATAAGCCATTATTAAAAACAGTAGCCTTTGGCACTTTGAGTAAAAAAGAATATATCAATATTTATGTAAAGAACACAATTTCAATGATTACACAAgagctttaaaatcttttgttaAGAAATAGGAAACCTTAGGAAAAATATCACACTGCACTTGAAATAGTGCAGCAAGTTTTAGAGTAATAAAAGCAACACATATGCCAATATATATCTGACTAAAACCAAGGAATAAAGAACAAACACTCCCACCAGGAATCCTGCTGTTTCCAAAACAGCTAAATTGCCAGCGGGAACATTTTCTGATCTTTGCTTTATTGCCATTATTCTCCATTTCaattttccattatttccagGTTCATCTGCTTATGTTCTTTTCCCCTGCACTTACAAACTAACAAGTGATTGCATCTTATCTCCCTGCATTGATAGGCCAACAGTGATTGTGTCTCACCCATTCCCTTAAAGCTAATCCTTCCTGCTTTATCATGTACCTAGACTAAATTAAATCCAAAGGGTTTTGTTCATGACAATCCAAGTGTCTGTAATTCCTAGGAACCTTGTACAAAATTTGATATTAAATACCAAGGACTAAAGAGtcatccttttaaaaagaaaaaaacaaaccttgaCTTGTAAATACTAAAGTCTGagaatatatttctaaaaaattACTCTCTTTCCCACCCTCCCCGCCCCAGCatctatgattatttttcccAGCTAATGTGCCTTAAAGTGTGTCTTCGACATACTGTGCCTTTAACATACATCATATGCTGCAACCCTAGCGGTTAGCTTCTTACACTAACCTGCAAAATACTTCCTCCAAACCATCAAATGTATGATGTGGTCTTTTTCTATTACTAGCAGGAAAAGTGCGGTCATTTCCTTAAGGACAAACACTCTTCGACAGCACTGGGTGATGGGAAGGTGAGGGAAGCATTGCTTGACAGGGTTGCCTGATAGCACTCGGCAAAGCTTGGAGCACCTTTACAACTGGGAAGGTATATAAAGCTTTCCATTGACTCTGAATCTCTTCTTCTATACAGATTAGCAAACACTATCCTCTTACTTCTGAAATTACTTATGATTGGGGTGGGGTTTGcgatttttattttggttttgagtttttggttggtttttttttttggtctgtgtGTGTTGTGCTATTTATCTTCTTGGGATGGGATGgctcttccttctgcctcctACTTGGCTGGGATACGGTGGGCTTTTCCTCAGCGTTCTGTGGGGTAAGATCTGCAGGCAGGTTCTGACTACGTAGTATGCATCTGATCCTTTGATACACTAAATCAGAGGAGGATTCAGAGCAAAACACTCATCTCAAGAAGCCAGAGAATAGACCTGATCTGCTACTAGTTATTCAGTGAGGGAACTGCTGAGCCACTCCATCTCCCTCCTAAcaggggagctgggaggtgCCTGGTATTAATTCTCTTTCAGGTGGAAATAATCTAGGAGAGAAGATGGAGCTGCACTGGTGAGCACAGCCCTTGGCTTCCTTCATGGTTTAAGTTATTTAAGTCAGAGCCAAATGTAATGAGACATTTCTCCTAACACATCCAGGACATGCTATGCTTATTCCTTTCAGAGCTTATCCTTTCAACAATTTTTGGCAATGGAGATATTTAGCAGGCAAGTTTTCATTGTATTCAAAGCTCAATTTGCTAAAATAGTCCATGTTCTCTGAGGTGCGGAGACTCTCCATATTCTGAAGTGGCAGTGGTGGGAAAGAATATAATTCTTAAGAAGGCTCTGGAGGGTGTCTCAAGGGAGTGAACAGTAGTAGTGGCACAATGCAACACTCATTCAGTGGTTCTGCAATACCAAgtcattcattttttaaagtgaagcaTAAATCCCTTCAATGATAGTGACTGAGGTGAAACTTGTGATTGTTCTTGTGGCATACTAAGCAAGGAAGGTGAGTGACTGCTTCTAAGTGTGAGCTATCAATTAGTCTCCTTGGAAGCTGATGAGGAAAGTCACCGTTTATTTAGTCCTGGCTCACCTTTCACATCTGCACATTTGGCAGTTATTGGTGCCCTGCACTACATGgttaaaaatgaatagaaaaatgGAAGGGTTGCTGAAGGACAGattaagagttttaaaaatgtaaaatctgaATTACTTGTAGTACTTTAAAAGACCccttaaaaaacatattttaaaacaattctacAAGTTAGCTCACTAAGAAGCAGCCTCTTCATTAGTAGCACCCGTTCTTAAACAAAAGTTGAGCAGTAGCAGCAAAACTATTCAAAATAGTTATTCCATTCTAATGGAATGTCacccacacatttttttttgttgcagtaGACATCTTAAAGAACTACACAAAACCTCTGCAATCTTTGAATGTGACAAATCCACTATAACAAAGCTGTAAATATTTCCTACGCTAAATGAATGCAGCCAGCATCATCATAGTATTAGCAATATTACTTTTAAAGTAACTGCACATCAATATGTCATGTGTTTGTAGAGTCTAATGAGGATGCAATTTTCAAAACATGTAAAGTTATTATCAGCACCATCCCGTATTAAAGATTTGGTGCAAATTCTGCAAAGGTGAATATATACCACTAATACACcctttgctgtgaaaaattctGTCAATTTTGGacacaaatataaacaaaataaaaacttggCACATTCAGGAAATAAAGTGTCTGCATTCAAGAGCATTGTTTTGATTGACATCATCACCCTCAGACAAATGTTTTGAGTCTGAAGGAGGAAGTTTGTGTGAAAATGTTTCACATTAGTTAGGTTCTGGCATTgtgctttcccccccccccccacatgCTTTCCACAGGCTCATGCACATTGCACATCAGCAGCGCTTAACAACAGTTGGGCTGCTGATCAAGAATTTGGCACATCAAAGGTAAATATCagctcaaaacaaaaagagcagAACCTGTGTCAAGATGTGTTTACTTTGTGGTGGTACAGACCAGCTGATACGTTTCTTCTCATTCCTTGTATGCTCGTGTGGGGGATGTGCCTTTATAGAAGATGTTCCTGGTGTTCTCTGGACTGCTCCCTCTCTCAGGGATTAAAATTATGTTGCCTTTTCTTCGAAGTGTTGAGTCCCGGCTAGAAGAAATGGACAAAGTCTCTGAGCCAATCTCACTTCCCTCCACTGGTGTGACTCTTATTGTAGTGATTCCATGATGGTGATGCTCGCTGTTGTCTatgttgcttctttttctgtcaccTGACCCATAACTGTCTTTTAAGGAGTCACAGCTCTCAGAGTCTCTGTTGAGATCATTTAGCTCATATGTCTGACGTAGGGTGATTTTTTCAGGACCTTTCCATTTCCATGATCCACTTCCTTCACCTTCTGATGGCATCTGAATTACAGGTCTGTTGTTTTCTGGATGGGCCTCAACTCTGACTATGCTACTTGGCTCGTGGTCTGTCAAGGTTTTATACCTGATGGCTCCCGTACAGGTGACTGTGCTTCCTTCTGAACTCTTTGGACTGCCCTGAAGCACTCCTTGCTGCTTAGACATGGCTATTACTTGCATGATTCTTGGCTGGCTGTTGCTTCTACACGCAACACTCTTCTCAGCAGCTTTCAGCCATTTAGCTCTAGCTGAACTACTTTTGGGTGATGTGTTCACATTCTCCTGTGTCTCTTCAGGAATATGTACTAGCTGGGATGAGCCAGGACGTGACTGAATAGAGACCCTTGGCCCACCAGAAAGACCTGAGTTGTTACAACCTGGTACACTGCCAGGTTGAATTTTCAGATATTGGCTAGTTGGGCCATGATGATCACCATTTACACCTACTCTGGAGGGTTCTGAGCTTGATCTCATTTCTATAGCCCTTGGTGGTGACTGGCCAGATTCAGTTTCTATCACTTGCAGTGACAACTTTCTACTTTCATTCTTGTTCTTCCACTGGGAAAGCAGCTGTTTGGAACGGGCAGAATCCATGGATGCATGTATTGTTGCGTTTCGTCTTGCTGGATCTTCCAAAGATGGTGTGTTGACTCTTGGCAAAGTGTTGCTGAAAGTAACCATATTCTCCTTTCCCATTGGGCTTCGTGGTGTTATTATTTCTACATCAGCATTTGCTCTCTTGAGATTGGTCAGAGACCCTGAATCTCTGTGGTTTCTATTCAGGATGCTTTCTGTACGGTGAGAGACAATGCCGTCACTGCTGCTACTGTTTTTACCTGGCAGGATTCTGTTGGCATCTTGACTGAGGTCTGTCAAAGACCTTAGAGGTTCTCGGTGAAAATTTGGGTGAAAGA is a window of Cuculus canorus isolate bCucCan1 chromosome 8, bCucCan1.pri, whole genome shotgun sequence DNA encoding:
- the PLPPR4 gene encoding phospholipid phosphatase-related protein type 4 isoform X2, which produces MSGAERHKGKVTKDSVTLLPCFYFVELPILASSVVSLYFLELTDVFKPVHAGFNCYDKSLSMPYIEPTQESVPFLMLLSLVFAGPSITIMIGEGILYCCLSKRRNGIGTEANINAGGCNFNSFLRRAVRFVGVHVFGLCSTALVTDIIQLSTGYQAPYFLTVCKPNYTSLNVSCSENSYVVEDICSGADLSIINAGRKSFPSQHATLAAFAAVYISGLYAVGNFLPSDENVFHPNFHREPLRSLTDLSQDANRILPGKNSSSSDGIVSHRTESILNRNHRDSGSLTNLKRANADVEIITPRSPMGKENMVTFSNTLPRVNTPSLEDPARRNATIHASMDSARSKQLLSQWKNKNESRKLSLQVIETESGQSPPRAIEMRSSSEPSRVGVNGDHHGPTSQYLKIQPGSVPGCNNSGLSGGPRVSIQSRPGSSQLVHIPEETQENVNTSPKSSSARAKWLKAAEKSVACRSNSQPRIMQVIAMSKQQGVLQGSPKSSEGSTVTCTGAIRYKTLTDHEPSSIVRVEAHPENNRPVIQMPSEGEGSGSWKWKGPEKITLRQTYELNDLNRDSESCDSLKDSYGSGDRKRSNIDNSEHHHHGITTIRVTPVEGSEIGSETLSISSSRDSTLRRKGNIILIPERGSSPENTRNIFYKGTSPTRAYKE
- the PLPPR4 gene encoding phospholipid phosphatase-related protein type 4 isoform X1, which gives rise to MSGAERHKGKVTKDSVTLLPCFYFVELPILASSVVSLYFLELTDVFKPVHAGFNCYDKSLSMPYIEPTQESVPFLMLLSLVFAGPSITIMIGEGILYCCLSKRRNGIGTEANINAGGCNFNSFLRRAVRFVGVHVFGLCSTALVTDIIQLSTGYQAPYFLTVCKPNYTSLNVSCSENSYVVEDICSGADLSIINAGRKSFPSQHATLAAFAAVYISMYFNSTLTDSSKLLKPLLVFAFIICGIICGLTRITQYKNHPVDVYCGFLIGGGIALYLGLYAVGNFLPSDENVFHPNFHREPLRSLTDLSQDANRILPGKNSSSSDGIVSHRTESILNRNHRDSGSLTNLKRANADVEIITPRSPMGKENMVTFSNTLPRVNTPSLEDPARRNATIHASMDSARSKQLLSQWKNKNESRKLSLQVIETESGQSPPRAIEMRSSSEPSRVGVNGDHHGPTSQYLKIQPGSVPGCNNSGLSGGPRVSIQSRPGSSQLVHIPEETQENVNTSPKSSSARAKWLKAAEKSVACRSNSQPRIMQVIAMSKQQGVLQGSPKSSEGSTVTCTGAIRYKTLTDHEPSSIVRVEAHPENNRPVIQMPSEGEGSGSWKWKGPEKITLRQTYELNDLNRDSESCDSLKDSYGSGDRKRSNIDNSEHHHHGITTIRVTPVEGSEIGSETLSISSSRDSTLRRKGNIILIPERGSSPENTRNIFYKGTSPTRAYKE